One Actinoplanes missouriensis 431 DNA segment encodes these proteins:
- a CDS encoding alpha/beta hydrolase, whose protein sequence is MDRRFVALLAVLVLSLSGCTLPAFAPNGADEPARPGGAGTSPGASGTADWTPCPDVPRELVGQAARGMSYDCASVPVPRDWNEPDSGETYDVAMIRIRSASQRDRIGSLLLNPGGPGASGIDYAVYLSFGQALGGLPTEITDKFDIVGFDPRGVGRSNPVKCIADRDQDASFGGDPDPVSQADFDKIAALNKKIADGCAAKYGDQLPNFSTEQAARDMEALRTAVGDEKLSYLGFSYGTLLGATYAQLFGEKVRALVLDGAIDPTENYVQGAETQAKGFERAFANFTAWCAKTPAKCPIAPDARGAVTDALAKAETAPVRGTDGRDATPGWVFYGLISSLYTESSWITLAKAIAALQTGDAEDIFKLADQYAERKPDGTYTNMFDANLAVNCADTDDAPTVAEIRKLQGEWRAKYPMFGAALAIGMLPCAYWRGERDPYPAGAAKGAPAIVVVGTTGDPATPYENTADLANMLGPDVGHVLTWEGEGHTAYPSTTCIVDAVDDYLIDLKVPQEGLRCPAR, encoded by the coding sequence GTGGATCGCCGCTTCGTCGCACTCCTCGCCGTGCTCGTCCTGTCGCTGTCGGGGTGCACCCTGCCCGCGTTCGCGCCGAACGGGGCGGACGAGCCGGCCCGCCCGGGCGGCGCCGGCACGAGCCCGGGTGCGAGCGGCACGGCCGACTGGACGCCCTGCCCGGACGTGCCCCGCGAGCTGGTCGGACAGGCCGCGCGCGGGATGTCCTACGACTGTGCCTCGGTGCCGGTTCCTCGTGACTGGAACGAGCCGGACAGCGGCGAGACCTACGACGTGGCGATGATCCGGATCCGGTCGGCGAGCCAGCGTGACCGGATCGGATCGCTGCTGCTGAACCCCGGCGGCCCCGGCGCCTCGGGCATCGACTACGCCGTCTACCTCTCCTTCGGCCAGGCCCTCGGCGGCCTGCCCACCGAGATCACCGACAAGTTCGACATCGTCGGCTTCGACCCGCGCGGCGTGGGCCGGTCCAACCCGGTGAAATGCATCGCCGACCGCGATCAGGACGCCAGTTTCGGCGGCGATCCGGACCCGGTGAGCCAGGCCGACTTCGACAAGATCGCCGCGCTGAACAAGAAGATCGCCGACGGCTGCGCCGCGAAGTACGGCGACCAGCTGCCCAACTTCTCCACCGAGCAGGCGGCCCGCGACATGGAGGCGCTGCGCACGGCGGTCGGCGACGAGAAGCTCAGCTACCTGGGCTTCTCCTACGGCACGCTGCTCGGCGCCACCTACGCCCAGCTCTTCGGAGAGAAGGTGCGGGCGCTGGTGCTGGACGGCGCGATCGACCCGACCGAGAACTATGTGCAGGGCGCCGAGACGCAGGCCAAGGGCTTCGAGCGGGCGTTCGCGAACTTCACGGCGTGGTGCGCGAAGACGCCGGCCAAGTGCCCCATCGCGCCCGACGCGCGAGGCGCGGTCACCGACGCGCTGGCCAAGGCGGAGACCGCACCGGTACGCGGCACCGACGGCCGCGACGCCACACCCGGCTGGGTCTTCTACGGGTTGATCTCCTCGCTCTACACCGAGTCCAGCTGGATCACCCTCGCCAAGGCGATCGCCGCGCTGCAGACCGGGGACGCGGAGGACATCTTCAAGCTCGCCGATCAGTACGCCGAACGCAAGCCGGACGGCACCTACACCAACATGTTCGACGCCAACCTCGCGGTGAACTGCGCGGACACCGACGACGCACCGACCGTCGCCGAGATCCGCAAGCTGCAGGGCGAGTGGCGCGCCAAGTACCCGATGTTCGGCGCGGCTCTCGCGATCGGCATGCTGCCCTGCGCGTACTGGCGCGGCGAGCGCGATCCGTACCCGGCCGGCGCGGCGAAGGGCGCCCCGGCCATCGTGGTGGTCGGCACGACGGGCGACCCCGCCACGCCGTACGAGAACACCGCCGACCTGGCGAACATGCTCGGGCCCGACGTGGGTCATGTGCTGACGTGGGAGGGCGAGGGCCACACCGCGTACCCGTCGACGACGTGCATCGTCGACGCGGTGGACGACTATCTCATCGACTTGAAGGTGCCTCAGGAGGGGCTGCGCTGTCCGGCACGCTGA
- a CDS encoding potassium channel family protein, giving the protein MHVLLTLPRWAYRGVVWLANSPKTLLIAYSLLIVVCGSLYHFFEDKSFGDSIWWAVVTASTVGYGDISPSTVPARFMAALLISIMVLLVIPLITAHFASKLIVDTDAFRHEEQEELKANLRQVRKLLEEMAAREGISVPDSAAPPEAPSSR; this is encoded by the coding sequence ATGCATGTGCTGCTCACGCTGCCGCGATGGGCCTACCGCGGTGTTGTCTGGCTGGCAAATTCGCCCAAGACGCTGTTGATCGCGTACTCATTGCTGATCGTGGTCTGCGGTTCGTTGTACCACTTCTTCGAGGACAAGTCGTTCGGCGACTCGATCTGGTGGGCCGTGGTCACGGCGTCCACCGTCGGTTACGGCGACATCTCACCGTCGACCGTGCCGGCGCGCTTCATGGCCGCCCTGCTCATCTCGATCATGGTGCTCTTGGTCATCCCGCTGATCACCGCGCATTTCGCCAGCAAGCTGATCGTGGACACGGACGCGTTCCGGCACGAGGAGCAGGAGGAGCTCAAGGCGAACCTGCGTCAGGTCCGGAAACTGCTGGAGGAGATGGCCGCCCGCGAGGGGATCAGCGTGCCGGACAGCGCAGCCCCTCCTGAGGCACCTTCAAGTCGATGA
- a CDS encoding GNAT family N-acetyltransferase: MEFRIATRADVPAVLDLLADDDITRQRGYGTVPEHVDAAIWAAFEAIEADDRNELIVAVDRNEVVGTCQLTFIPGLSRGGGERLLIEAVRIRSDRRGRGLGGELIRWAVDRARERGCRMVQLTTDKRRTDAHRFYERLGFTASHEGFKLAL, translated from the coding sequence ATGGAATTCCGGATAGCCACACGCGCCGACGTCCCCGCCGTCCTCGATCTGCTCGCGGACGACGACATCACCCGGCAGCGCGGGTACGGCACGGTGCCGGAGCATGTGGACGCGGCGATCTGGGCGGCGTTCGAGGCGATCGAGGCCGACGACCGCAACGAGCTGATCGTCGCGGTGGACCGGAACGAGGTGGTCGGCACCTGCCAGCTCACCTTCATCCCGGGGCTGAGCCGGGGCGGCGGCGAGCGCCTGCTGATCGAGGCGGTCCGGATCCGCTCCGACCGGCGCGGCCGGGGCCTCGGCGGTGAGCTGATCCGCTGGGCCGTCGACCGGGCCCGCGAACGCGGCTGCCGGATGGTCCAGCTGACCACCGACAAGCGGCGCACGGACGCGCACCGCTTCTACGAGCGGCTCGGCTTCACCGCCTCGCACGAGGGCTTCAAGCTGGCGCTATGA
- the ligD gene encoding non-homologous end-joining DNA ligase, giving the protein MPKAAAEEIEIAGHTVRLSSPDRVMFPSRGFTKRDVFEYYLAVGDGILRALRDRPTTLQRFPDGLDGETFFQKRIPTRGVPDWIQTAKIKFPSMRTADELCPADLAHVAWAAQMGTVVFHPWPVRGAAPDNPDELRVDLDPQPGTGFGDVVATAGVVREVLAELGWTGYPKTSGGRGVHVYVRIAPRWSFVEVRRAVIALAREVERRNPDGITTSWWKEERGEKVFLDYNQMARDRTIACAYSLRANARATVSAPVTWDELADVEPDDFDLRTMPARFAASGDPHAAIDAVQHDITPLLEWSERDEKAGQGDLPYPPDHPKMPGEPPRVQPSKINKANWS; this is encoded by the coding sequence ATGCCGAAAGCCGCCGCGGAAGAGATCGAGATCGCCGGCCACACCGTCCGCCTGTCCAGTCCCGACAGGGTGATGTTCCCGAGCCGGGGTTTCACGAAGCGGGACGTCTTCGAGTACTACCTCGCGGTCGGCGACGGCATCCTGCGCGCTCTGCGGGACCGCCCGACGACACTCCAGCGCTTCCCGGACGGTCTCGACGGGGAGACGTTCTTCCAGAAACGGATCCCCACCCGCGGAGTCCCCGACTGGATCCAGACGGCAAAGATCAAATTCCCGAGCATGCGTACGGCCGACGAACTGTGCCCGGCCGACCTGGCGCACGTCGCCTGGGCCGCCCAGATGGGCACCGTGGTCTTCCATCCGTGGCCGGTGCGCGGCGCCGCGCCCGACAACCCGGACGAGCTGCGCGTCGACCTCGATCCGCAGCCCGGCACCGGCTTCGGCGACGTCGTGGCGACCGCCGGCGTGGTGCGCGAGGTGCTCGCCGAGCTGGGCTGGACCGGTTACCCCAAGACCTCCGGCGGCCGGGGCGTGCACGTCTACGTCCGGATCGCCCCGCGCTGGTCCTTCGTCGAGGTGCGGCGGGCGGTGATCGCGCTGGCCCGCGAGGTGGAGCGGCGCAACCCGGACGGCATCACCACCTCCTGGTGGAAGGAGGAGCGCGGCGAGAAGGTGTTCCTCGACTACAACCAGATGGCCCGGGACCGGACGATCGCCTGCGCGTACTCGCTGCGCGCCAACGCCCGGGCCACCGTCTCCGCACCGGTGACCTGGGACGAGCTGGCCGATGTGGAGCCGGACGACTTCGACCTGCGGACCATGCCGGCCCGGTTCGCCGCGTCCGGTGACCCGCACGCCGCCATCGACGCCGTTCAGCACGACATCACCCCGCTGCTGGAGTGGTCCGAGCGCGACGAGAAGGCCGGGCAGGGTGACCTGCCCTATCCGCCGGACCACCCGAAGATGCCGGGTGAGCCGCCGCGGGTGCAGCCCAGCAAAATCAACAAGGCGAACTGGTCATAG
- the msrB gene encoding peptide-methionine (R)-S-oxide reductase MsrB — MATDETTLPTTEDEWRIRLSPAEFRVLREAGTEAPWTGEYVDTKTEGIYDCRACGAELYPSDTKFDSHCGWPSFDDAIPGAVKEIEDRSHGMVRVEIRCARCDSHLGHVFRGEGFTAKNTRHCVNSLSIRLDPK; from the coding sequence ATGGCAACCGATGAGACCACGCTGCCGACCACCGAGGACGAGTGGCGGATCCGCCTCTCCCCGGCCGAGTTCCGGGTGCTCCGTGAGGCGGGCACCGAGGCGCCGTGGACCGGCGAATATGTGGACACCAAGACCGAGGGCATCTACGACTGTCGCGCCTGCGGCGCGGAGCTCTACCCGAGCGACACGAAATTCGACAGCCACTGCGGCTGGCCGTCCTTCGACGACGCCATCCCGGGCGCGGTCAAGGAGATCGAGGACCGCAGCCACGGGATGGTCCGTGTGGAGATCAGGTGCGCGCGCTGCGACTCACACCTGGGCCACGTGTTCCGCGGTGAGGGCTTCACCGCGAAGAACACGCGCCACTGTGTGAACAGCCTGTCGATCCGGCTGGACCCGAAATAG
- a CDS encoding glycosyltransferase family 2 protein encodes MSRDFVLNSLTLSVVTPMYNEREAVDHFVARLRPVLDGLGVTYEVVAVDDGSRDETVERLLELREDWSELRVVKLRRNVGHQSALAAGLKSARGEYVVSIDADLQDPPETIGDMLAKARSENLDVVYGVRSDRSTDTSFKRNTAGVYYWLMRKLVGPHLSDQAGDFRLMSRVVVDTLNDLQEQQPVYRLVVPSLGFASGEVTYVRAERVAGETKYPLTKMIKLSVDSVTSFSAAPLRVATWLGLVTFMVCLGLVVSGIAAWGFGVTVPGWTSLYIAVLLLGAVQLICLGLLGEYVGRIYAATQNRPKFLVAFDTDEQEPMSTKPEAVSIEAAAVPTQLATHR; translated from the coding sequence ATGTCACGTGACTTCGTGCTCAACTCACTGACCCTGTCGGTCGTGACGCCGATGTACAACGAGCGCGAGGCGGTGGACCACTTCGTGGCGCGTCTGCGTCCGGTGCTGGACGGCTTGGGCGTCACGTACGAAGTGGTCGCGGTCGACGACGGCAGCCGGGACGAGACGGTCGAGCGGCTGCTCGAGCTGCGGGAGGACTGGTCCGAGCTGCGCGTGGTCAAGCTGCGCCGCAACGTGGGCCACCAGTCGGCGCTCGCGGCCGGCCTGAAGTCCGCCCGCGGGGAGTACGTCGTGAGCATCGACGCCGACCTCCAGGACCCGCCGGAGACCATCGGCGACATGCTGGCGAAGGCGCGCTCGGAGAACCTGGACGTGGTCTATGGCGTCCGCAGCGACCGCAGCACCGACACGTCGTTCAAGCGCAACACCGCCGGCGTCTACTACTGGCTGATGCGCAAGCTGGTCGGCCCGCACCTCAGTGACCAGGCCGGCGACTTCCGGCTGATGAGCCGCGTGGTCGTGGACACCCTGAACGACCTTCAGGAGCAGCAGCCGGTGTACCGGCTGGTCGTGCCGTCGCTCGGTTTCGCCAGCGGCGAGGTGACCTACGTCCGGGCAGAGCGCGTCGCCGGCGAGACCAAGTACCCGCTCACCAAGATGATCAAGCTGAGCGTGGACAGCGTCACCAGCTTCTCGGCGGCGCCGCTGCGGGTCGCCACCTGGCTCGGCCTGGTCACCTTCATGGTGTGTCTCGGTTTGGTGGTCAGTGGGATCGCGGCGTGGGGCTTCGGTGTTACCGTGCCGGGCTGGACGTCCCTCTACATCGCCGTGCTGCTCCTCGGCGCGGTGCAGCTGATCTGCCTCGGGCTGCTCGGCGAGTACGTGGGGCGAATCTACGCAGCGACCCAGAACCGTCCGAAGTTCCTGGTCGCGTTCGACACGGATGAGCAGGAGCCGATGAGCACGAAGCCGGAGGCCGTCTCGATCGAGGCGGCGGCTGTACCGACGCAGTTGGCGACGCATCGGTGA
- a CDS encoding dihydrofolate reductase has translation MSVHMIWAQARNGVIGAAGDIPWRLPGEQRLFKERTMGSTVVMGRATWDSLPERVRPLPGRRNVVLTRDPGWKAEGAVVTHSPEEITEDDFWVIGGGGIYAAFLPRAEHLVRTTIDFDAEGDTFAPDLGPEWVVSSSTGWITAETGHRYRIDDLERLDFHTGDTFH, from the coding sequence ATGAGCGTGCACATGATCTGGGCGCAGGCGCGGAACGGGGTGATCGGCGCGGCCGGTGACATCCCGTGGCGGCTCCCCGGCGAGCAGCGCCTGTTCAAGGAACGGACGATGGGCTCGACAGTGGTGATGGGGCGGGCCACCTGGGATTCGCTCCCGGAACGGGTCCGCCCGCTACCGGGCCGCCGTAACGTCGTACTGACCAGGGATCCCGGCTGGAAGGCCGAGGGCGCGGTGGTCACCCACTCCCCGGAGGAGATCACCGAGGACGACTTCTGGGTGATCGGCGGGGGTGGAATCTACGCCGCGTTCCTCCCCCGGGCGGAGCACCTGGTCCGCACGACCATAGACTTCGATGCGGAAGGTGACACGTTCGCGCCGGATCTCGGTCCGGAGTGGGTGGTGTCCTCGTCCACCGGCTGGATCACGGCCGAGACAGGTCACCGTTACCGGATAGACGACCTGGAGCGGCTTGACTTCCACACCGGTGACACCTTCCATTAG
- a CDS encoding thymidylate synthase, translating into MAVDTQYEDLLRRVLHTGTPKTDRTGTGTRSLFGERLRYDLSQGFPLITTKRVHFKSIAVELLWFLRGDTNVAWLHEQGVTIWDEWADESGELGPVYGHQWRSWPTPSGEVDQISEILDTLRKNPDSRRMIVSAWNVGDLPKMALAPCHAMFQFYVADGKLSCQLYQRSADLFLGVPFNIASYALLTRMVAAQAGLAPGDFVWVGGDCHIYNNHVEQVTEQLTREAYPFPELEIAERPSLFEYAYEDFTVVDYRHHPALKAPVAV; encoded by the coding sequence ATGGCCGTCGACACCCAGTACGAAGACCTGCTCCGGCGGGTGCTGCACACCGGAACACCGAAGACCGACCGGACCGGGACCGGCACCCGAAGTCTCTTCGGCGAGCGGCTGCGCTACGACCTCTCCCAGGGCTTCCCGCTGATCACCACGAAGCGGGTGCACTTCAAGTCGATCGCGGTGGAGCTGCTCTGGTTCCTGCGCGGCGACACCAACGTCGCGTGGCTGCACGAGCAGGGCGTGACGATCTGGGACGAGTGGGCGGACGAGTCCGGGGAGCTGGGGCCGGTCTACGGGCACCAGTGGCGGTCGTGGCCCACGCCGTCCGGCGAGGTCGACCAGATCTCCGAGATCCTCGACACGCTCCGGAAGAACCCGGACTCGCGTCGCATGATCGTCTCGGCGTGGAACGTCGGTGACCTGCCGAAGATGGCGCTCGCGCCGTGCCACGCGATGTTCCAGTTCTACGTGGCGGACGGCAAGCTCTCCTGCCAGCTCTACCAGCGCAGCGCAGACCTCTTCCTCGGCGTGCCGTTCAACATCGCGAGTTACGCGCTGCTCACCCGGATGGTCGCGGCGCAGGCCGGCCTCGCGCCCGGCGACTTCGTCTGGGTCGGCGGGGACTGCCACATCTACAACAACCACGTGGAGCAGGTCACCGAGCAGCTGACCCGGGAGGCGTACCCGTTCCCGGAGCTGGAGATCGCCGAGCGGCCCAGCCTCTTCGAGTACGCGTACGAGGATTTCACGGTGGTGGACTACCGGCATCACCCCGCTCTGAAGGCGCCGGTCGCGGTATGA
- the wrbA gene encoding NAD(P)H:quinone oxidoreductase produces MADVKLAIIYYSSTGTIHGMAERLREAGEKAGAEVRLRQVPELAPEEAIASNAAWSQHFDRTKNEPKATADDVVWADGVLFGTPTRYGNVSSQLKQFIDTLGPQWGQGLLANKAYAGFTASMTEHGGQESTLLALYNTIYHFGGIVVAPGYTDPLKFADGNPYGVSHVTGGNNDAPLTGVQHAALDHLATRMVTIAGKLRA; encoded by the coding sequence GTGGCAGACGTCAAACTGGCGATCATCTACTACTCGTCCACCGGCACCATCCACGGCATGGCGGAACGCCTGCGGGAGGCGGGGGAGAAGGCCGGGGCCGAGGTACGTCTGCGTCAGGTCCCGGAACTCGCCCCCGAGGAGGCGATCGCCTCGAACGCGGCGTGGAGCCAGCACTTCGACCGCACCAAGAACGAGCCGAAGGCGACTGCGGACGACGTGGTCTGGGCCGACGGTGTGCTCTTCGGCACCCCGACCCGGTACGGCAACGTCTCCAGCCAGCTCAAGCAGTTCATCGACACCCTGGGCCCGCAGTGGGGGCAGGGTCTGCTGGCGAACAAGGCGTACGCCGGGTTCACCGCGTCGATGACCGAGCACGGCGGCCAGGAGTCCACCCTGCTGGCGCTCTACAACACGATCTACCACTTCGGCGGCATCGTGGTGGCACCCGGGTACACCGACCCGCTGAAGTTCGCCGACGGCAACCCGTACGGTGTCTCGCACGTCACCGGCGGTAACAACGACGCGCCGCTCACCGGGGTGCAGCACGCCGCTCTCGACCACCTGGCCACCCGAATGGTGACCATCGCCGGGAAGCTGCGCGCCTGA
- a CDS encoding isoamylase early set domain-containing protein, whose amino-acid sequence MIKRSKLFGNKTRVTFSLPADEPAGRVSVVGDFNDWEPGRHELQARRNGTRTVSVPLDPGHYKFRYLASDGVWLDDEQADVVGPNGSEIRL is encoded by the coding sequence ATGATCAAACGCAGCAAGCTGTTCGGCAACAAGACACGTGTGACCTTCAGCCTGCCGGCGGACGAGCCGGCCGGGCGGGTCAGCGTCGTCGGCGACTTCAACGACTGGGAGCCCGGCCGGCACGAGCTCCAGGCGCGGCGCAACGGCACCCGCACCGTGAGCGTGCCGCTCGACCCCGGCCACTACAAGTTCCGCTATCTGGCGAGCGACGGCGTCTGGCTCGACGACGAGCAGGCCGACGTGGTCGGTCCGAACGGCAGTGAAATTCGCCTATAA
- a CDS encoding GNAT family N-acetyltransferase — MHPEPHDELRVASFRDLDTTTLYAILRLRVDVFVVEQECPYPELDGRDTEPGTRHLWFERGGEVRAYLRVLRDPDAERIGRVVTAKDARGAGLAGRLITEALTVIGNRPAVLHAQAHLADYYATFGFAPSGPEYLEDGIPHIPMAKPA; from the coding sequence ATGCATCCTGAACCACACGATGAGCTGCGAGTGGCCTCGTTCCGCGATCTCGACACCACAACTCTTTACGCGATCCTGCGGTTGCGCGTGGACGTCTTCGTGGTCGAACAGGAATGCCCCTACCCGGAACTGGACGGCCGGGACACCGAGCCCGGAACCCGGCATCTGTGGTTCGAGCGGGGCGGTGAGGTGCGGGCGTACCTCCGCGTGCTGCGCGACCCGGACGCCGAGCGGATCGGCCGCGTGGTCACCGCGAAGGACGCCCGGGGCGCGGGCCTGGCCGGCCGGCTGATCACCGAGGCGCTCACCGTGATCGGGAACCGGCCCGCGGTCCTCCACGCGCAGGCCCACCTGGCCGATTATTACGCCACGTTCGGATTCGCCCCCTCCGGCCCCGAATACCTCGAAGACGGCATTCCACACATCCCCATGGCAAAACCCGCATAG